From Enterococcus wangshanyuanii, the proteins below share one genomic window:
- the metG gene encoding methionine--tRNA ligase encodes MSEKETFYITTPIYYPSGQLHIGNSYTTIACDAMARYKRLMGFDVFYLTGVDEHGQKIENKASELGVTPKEYVDKMAADVQKLWKTLDISYDKFIRTTDDYHKKAVQQIFDQLLEQGDIYLGEYEGWYSVSDEEYFTETQLAEVYRDEEGKVIGGKAPSGHEVELVKEESYFFRMSKYADRLLEYYNEHPEFIQPESRKNEMINNFIKPGLEDLAVSRTTFSWGIPLTKDPKHVVYVWIDALSNYITALGYGSEDDSLFQKYWPADVHMVGKEIVRFHTIYWPIMLMALDLPLPKKIFGHGWLLMKDGKMSKSKGNVVYPEMLVERYGLDALRYYLLRAIPFGSDGVFTPEDFVSRLNYDLANDLGNLLNRTIAMINKYCEGQVPTYASKVTPFDSELSTTAANVIGKYHEAMEKMEFNTAISEVWTLISRANKYIDETQPWVLAKDEEKKNELDSVMVHLAESLRIAAILLQPVMTETPGKIFEQLGLDPDTMNMENIHFGEFPTGVKVVAKGTPIFPRLEIETEVIYIQKKMSQNAQTTAEEIKWDPEETELVSTKEKQIKYEDFDKVELKVAEVVDCKKVKGADKLLQFRLDAGDGQDRQILSGVAEFYPDPSALIGKKVVIVANLKPRKMRGQISQGMILSAESPDGKLQIIDAPKDMPNGAGIA; translated from the coding sequence ATGTCAGAAAAAGAAACATTTTATATCACCACCCCGATCTATTATCCAAGCGGACAACTACATATCGGTAATTCATATACAACGATTGCCTGTGATGCGATGGCCCGTTACAAACGCTTGATGGGCTTTGACGTATTTTACTTAACAGGTGTGGATGAGCATGGACAAAAAATTGAAAATAAAGCATCAGAACTAGGCGTTACCCCGAAAGAATATGTCGATAAAATGGCGGCTGATGTTCAAAAACTATGGAAAACCCTTGATATCAGTTATGACAAATTTATTCGAACAACAGATGATTACCATAAAAAAGCGGTACAACAGATTTTCGATCAATTATTAGAACAAGGCGATATTTATCTTGGTGAATACGAAGGTTGGTATTCTGTTTCTGATGAAGAATACTTTACAGAAACGCAATTAGCGGAAGTGTATCGTGATGAAGAAGGCAAAGTCATCGGCGGTAAAGCACCGAGTGGTCATGAAGTTGAGCTAGTCAAAGAAGAGTCTTATTTCTTCCGTATGAGTAAATATGCGGATCGTTTACTTGAGTATTACAATGAACATCCAGAATTTATCCAACCGGAATCTCGTAAGAATGAAATGATCAATAACTTTATCAAACCAGGCCTGGAAGATTTGGCTGTATCACGTACGACGTTCTCATGGGGGATTCCTCTAACAAAAGATCCTAAACATGTGGTTTATGTTTGGATCGATGCGTTGTCGAATTATATCACAGCTTTAGGCTATGGTTCAGAAGATGATAGCTTATTCCAAAAATACTGGCCGGCAGATGTCCATATGGTCGGAAAAGAAATCGTTCGTTTCCATACGATTTACTGGCCGATCATGTTGATGGCGCTTGATTTACCATTACCGAAAAAGATTTTTGGTCATGGCTGGTTATTGATGAAAGACGGTAAAATGTCTAAATCAAAAGGCAATGTAGTTTATCCTGAAATGCTAGTGGAACGTTATGGCTTGGATGCTTTGCGTTATTATTTACTACGCGCGATTCCATTCGGCAGTGATGGTGTCTTTACGCCGGAAGACTTTGTTTCTCGTTTGAATTATGATTTAGCCAACGACTTAGGTAATTTATTAAATAGGACCATCGCGATGATCAATAAATATTGTGAAGGTCAAGTACCGACTTATGCGTCTAAAGTGACGCCATTTGACAGCGAATTATCCACAACTGCTGCTAATGTGATTGGAAAATATCATGAAGCAATGGAAAAAATGGAGTTTAACACTGCGATTTCCGAAGTGTGGACCTTGATTTCCAGAGCCAATAAATATATCGATGAAACACAACCTTGGGTTTTAGCCAAAGATGAAGAGAAGAAAAACGAACTAGATAGCGTCATGGTGCATTTAGCGGAAAGCTTGCGCATCGCAGCGATTTTATTACAGCCGGTAATGACTGAGACGCCAGGGAAAATCTTCGAACAATTAGGCTTAGATCCTGATACGATGAATATGGAAAATATCCATTTTGGGGAATTCCCAACTGGGGTCAAAGTTGTCGCTAAAGGGACACCGATTTTTCCTCGTTTGGAGATCGAGACAGAAGTGATTTATATTCAAAAGAAAATGTCCCAAAATGCACAAACCACTGCAGAAGAAATCAAGTGGGATCCTGAAGAAACGGAACTTGTTTCAACAAAGGAAAAACAAATCAAGTATGAAGATTTTGATAAAGTCGAGCTAAAAGTAGCCGAAGTTGTCGACTGCAAAAAAGTCAAAGGCGCAGACAAGCTGCTACAATTCCGACTAGATGCTGGTGATGGACAAGATCGTCAAATTCTTTCCGGCGTAGCTGAATTTTATCCAGATCCAAGTGCCTTGATCGGGAAAAAAGTTGTGATCGTAGCCAACTTGAAACCGAGAAAAATGCGGGGACAAATCAGTCAGGGAATGATTCTTTCAGCAGAATCGCCAGATGGCAAGCTGCAAATTATCGATGCACCAAAAGATATGCCGAATGGAGCAGGGATTGCTTAA